One region of Polynucleobacter sp. Adler-ghost genomic DNA includes:
- a CDS encoding DUF3305 domain-containing protein — protein MRFAVIMRKQFVDNPWISYRWVPHEVLPDFGQFTNIPSVENKFVGQFLGRDEQGESWLFTGYELKLFPDEGEGYYLNLSAIEPCWFVMWRLEEDIERYIDAQSIELAKSETSIAVPHRICVSYNEAGRLLDGGESVDSVPLSSEHASWLQEYVNEHYRPEPKKRHRPESFKGANRGVED, from the coding sequence ATGCGTTTTGCTGTGATCATGCGCAAGCAGTTTGTTGATAACCCGTGGATTTCATATCGGTGGGTACCTCATGAGGTGTTGCCGGATTTTGGGCAGTTCACCAATATACCCAGTGTCGAGAACAAATTCGTGGGGCAGTTTTTAGGGCGCGATGAGCAAGGTGAGTCTTGGTTATTTACTGGCTACGAACTCAAGCTCTTCCCAGATGAGGGTGAAGGCTACTACCTTAATCTTTCAGCTATTGAACCGTGTTGGTTTGTAATGTGGCGCCTAGAGGAAGATATTGAGCGCTATATTGATGCCCAGTCTATTGAGCTAGCTAAATCGGAAACGTCGATTGCAGTTCCGCACCGCATTTGCGTCAGCTACAACGAAGCAGGGCGTTTATTGGATGGTGGCGAGTCAGTGGATAGCGTGCCACTTTCTTCAGAGCATGCCTCTTGGTTGCAAGAGTATGTCAATGAGCATTACCGTCCTGAGCCCAAGAAGCGACATCGCCCTGAGTCTTTCAAAGGCGCTAATCGTGGGGTAGAAGATTAA
- the apbC gene encoding iron-sulfur cluster carrier protein ApbC, which produces MVLTIETVQAALKGLIDPNTQIDFVTSKSVKNLRVDGGDVSLDIVLGYPAKSQFDVIRKSVIAVLRELPDVKNVSVNVSSQIVAHSVQRGVKLLPNVKNIIAVASGKGGVGKSTTAVNIALALAAEGAQVGMLDADIYGPSQPMMLGITGRPESIEENTMEPMEGHGLQASSIGFLIDNDAPMVWRGPMVTSALEQLLRQTRWRDLDYLIVDMPPGTGDIQLTLAQKVPVTGAVIVTTPQDIALLDARKGLKMFEKVGVPIVGIIENMSTYVCPSCGHEEHVFGTGGGQKMCQEYGADFLGSLPLNLSIREQADAGRPTVVADPDGAISEIYKTIARRVAIKVAALSKDMSNKFPNIVVQNT; this is translated from the coding sequence GTGGTACTTACTATAGAGACTGTGCAAGCTGCACTAAAAGGTCTGATTGACCCTAATACCCAAATTGATTTTGTAACATCGAAGAGTGTGAAAAATTTACGCGTTGATGGCGGTGATGTTAGCTTGGATATTGTTTTAGGCTATCCAGCAAAAAGTCAATTTGATGTGATTCGTAAATCGGTGATTGCCGTGCTCCGTGAATTACCTGATGTTAAAAACGTCAGCGTCAATGTGAGCAGTCAAATCGTTGCCCATTCTGTTCAGCGTGGCGTCAAACTATTACCTAATGTAAAAAACATTATTGCTGTAGCCAGTGGCAAGGGTGGGGTCGGAAAGTCGACTACCGCCGTGAATATTGCTTTAGCTTTGGCCGCTGAAGGTGCACAAGTAGGCATGTTGGATGCGGATATCTATGGACCAAGCCAGCCGATGATGTTGGGTATTACCGGTAGACCAGAATCCATTGAAGAAAACACCATGGAGCCAATGGAAGGTCATGGCCTTCAAGCGAGCTCAATTGGTTTTTTGATCGATAACGATGCCCCTATGGTTTGGCGAGGCCCTATGGTGACCTCTGCCTTAGAGCAGTTGCTGCGTCAAACCCGTTGGCGCGATCTCGATTATTTAATTGTGGATATGCCTCCTGGTACCGGCGATATTCAACTAACGCTTGCTCAGAAGGTGCCTGTTACAGGTGCGGTGATTGTGACTACACCACAAGACATTGCATTGCTAGATGCGCGCAAGGGCTTAAAGATGTTTGAGAAGGTTGGGGTGCCGATTGTGGGCATCATCGAAAATATGAGTACGTATGTCTGCCCAAGTTGCGGTCATGAAGAGCATGTGTTCGGTACTGGCGGTGGCCAAAAGATGTGCCAAGAATATGGCGCAGACTTTTTGGGCTCATTGCCCTTGAACTTATCGATACGTGAGCAGGCGGATGCGGGTCGTCCAACCGTAGTCGCAGATCCTGATGGCGCTATTAGCGAAATTTATAAAACGATTGCAAGACGAGTCGCCATCAAAGTGGCAGCACTGTCTAAGGATATGAGTAATAAATTTCCAAACATTGTGGTTCAAAACACCTAA
- a CDS encoding anion permease — MNGFHDAANSIATVVSTGVLKPQQAVLFAAFFNFLAIFIFHLSVAATVGKGIVHPAAVDLHVIFGALVGAIIWNVITWYYGIPSSSSHALIGGLVGAALPKAGVDGLVWSGIIKTVSFIFISPLVGFLLGSLTMLLVAWVCRNANLSKTDRWFRRLQLVSAGAYSLGHGGNDAQKTIGIIWLLLIITGYAESSNSMPPTWTIISCYVAIAMGTMFGGWRIVKTMGQKLTKLKPVGGFCAETGGAITLFMATALGVPVSTTHTITGAIVGVGSTQRASAVRWGVAGNIVWAWIFTIPATAVMSMAVYYISLLIF, encoded by the coding sequence ATGAATGGATTTCATGATGCCGCTAACTCGATTGCCACCGTCGTCTCTACTGGAGTTCTGAAGCCTCAGCAGGCAGTGCTCTTTGCCGCTTTCTTTAATTTCCTTGCTATTTTCATTTTTCATCTTAGTGTTGCTGCTACCGTGGGCAAGGGAATTGTTCATCCAGCTGCAGTAGATTTGCATGTGATCTTTGGAGCCCTAGTGGGCGCCATCATCTGGAATGTAATTACTTGGTATTACGGCATTCCTTCCAGCTCTTCCCATGCATTGATTGGTGGGCTGGTTGGAGCGGCTCTACCTAAGGCTGGTGTTGATGGCTTGGTATGGTCAGGAATTATCAAGACGGTTTCATTCATCTTTATTTCGCCGCTGGTGGGATTCTTATTGGGCTCATTAACGATGTTGTTGGTAGCCTGGGTTTGTCGCAATGCCAACCTATCAAAAACAGATCGCTGGTTTAGGCGTTTACAGTTAGTGTCTGCAGGTGCTTATAGTTTGGGCCATGGTGGCAACGATGCCCAGAAGACTATCGGCATCATTTGGTTGCTGCTGATCATTACCGGTTACGCAGAGTCGAGTAACAGCATGCCACCTACCTGGACTATTATTTCTTGCTACGTTGCGATTGCAATGGGCACGATGTTTGGTGGTTGGCGCATTGTGAAAACCATGGGCCAGAAGCTGACCAAGCTCAAACCTGTTGGCGGCTTTTGCGCTGAGACTGGTGGAGCAATCACTTTATTCATGGCAACTGCATTGGGGGTACCGGTATCTACTACCCACACAATTACTGGGGCTATTGTTGGCGTCGGCTCCACCCAGCGCGCAAGTGCAGTTCGCTGGGGAGTCGCTGGCAATATCGTTTGGGCCTGGATCTTCACCATTCCAGCCACTGCCGTGATGTCTATGGCGGTGTATTACATCAGCCTCCTCATTTTTTGA
- a CDS encoding DUF47 domain-containing protein, with amino-acid sequence MFFSKLMPHDGNFFELFNEHAAHIVAASESFLKFIEHYNDEALRAQYTQEVDSAEHACDDVVKEVHRRLHKTFITPIDRDQIFDLINTMDDVADLIQNGTEAMHLYNVKQMTDEMLHMAQLCNQCCIGVKNAVGMLKDISEPEVAKAALKTCDEIDHLESGADRLLSTAITKLFREDIEVRELIKLQRIYELLEEVTDKCEDVANLVEGIVLENS; translated from the coding sequence ATGTTCTTCAGTAAGTTAATGCCTCACGATGGCAATTTCTTTGAATTATTCAACGAACATGCTGCCCATATCGTTGCAGCATCCGAATCTTTCCTAAAATTCATTGAACATTACAACGATGAAGCATTGCGTGCTCAATACACGCAAGAGGTTGATAGTGCAGAACACGCCTGTGATGATGTGGTTAAAGAGGTGCATCGCCGCCTTCATAAGACCTTCATTACTCCAATCGATCGCGATCAAATTTTTGATCTCATCAATACCATGGACGATGTGGCTGATTTAATTCAGAACGGTACAGAAGCCATGCATCTTTACAACGTGAAGCAAATGACGGATGAGATGCTGCATATGGCTCAGCTTTGCAACCAATGCTGTATAGGCGTCAAAAATGCTGTTGGTATGCTCAAAGACATATCAGAGCCAGAAGTTGCAAAGGCTGCACTCAAGACCTGTGACGAGATCGATCATTTGGAATCTGGTGCAGATCGCCTGCTCTCAACTGCGATCACTAAATTATTTCGGGAAGATATCGAAGTGCGTGAGCTCATTAAGCTGCAGCGTATTTATGAGCTGCTTGAGGAAGTGACTGATAAATGTGAAGACGTTGCCAACTTGGTTGAAGGCATTGTTCTTGAAAATTCCTAA
- a CDS encoding heavy-metal-associated domain-containing protein, whose product MFTLKVSGMTCGGCVNAVTRAVQAQDPQAQVQVDLATQLVTLETTLSPELASGLITDAGFPIVN is encoded by the coding sequence ATGTTTACGCTCAAGGTTTCAGGAATGACTTGTGGTGGTTGCGTCAACGCAGTCACTCGTGCTGTGCAAGCCCAAGATCCCCAGGCTCAGGTTCAGGTGGACCTGGCGACACAGTTGGTCACATTAGAAACGACCCTCTCCCCAGAATTAGCCTCGGGGCTTATAACAGATGCCGGGTTTCCTATAGTGAATTAA